In Parasphingorhabdus halotolerans, a single window of DNA contains:
- a CDS encoding sulfite oxidase heme-binding subunit YedZ — protein sequence MLDETAGEIHGQPMSILRYLNSLPVFWFILSIPALLLIRSWTVGESIAMDMLHPTGELSARFMIVAMAISPLIVIFGKRGWTDWLLKRRRSFGLTAFGYAMLHLGFYIIDMEEIEAILAEIDAPGIWTGWLALLLFIPMAITSNNASMRWLKAGWKKLQRLVYPAALLTLAHWLLIHDGVGGALAHFIPLAALQLLRTIIIYNRAKSTSPQPEYSP from the coding sequence GTGCTGGACGAGACCGCTGGTGAAATTCATGGACAGCCAATGTCTATCCTGCGTTACCTTAATAGCTTACCGGTGTTCTGGTTCATATTGAGCATACCCGCTTTGCTACTCATCCGAAGCTGGACCGTGGGCGAATCCATCGCAATGGATATGCTGCACCCGACTGGCGAGCTTTCTGCCCGGTTCATGATTGTCGCCATGGCAATATCGCCGCTGATCGTGATTTTCGGGAAGCGCGGATGGACGGACTGGTTGCTCAAGCGCCGCAGGTCATTTGGTCTGACTGCTTTTGGCTATGCGATGCTCCATCTGGGATTTTACATCATCGATATGGAAGAGATCGAAGCTATATTGGCGGAAATTGATGCGCCGGGAATCTGGACTGGCTGGCTAGCGTTGCTGCTGTTCATCCCGATGGCGATCACCAGTAACAATGCGTCGATGCGCTGGCTCAAGGCGGGCTGGAAGAAATTGCAGCGACTGGTTTATCCAGCGGCGTTGCTAACGCTCGCGCATTGGTTGCTTATTCACGATGGTGTCGGCGGGGCGCTGGCCCATTTTATTCCGCTGGCTGCACTTCAGCTATTGCGAACCATTATCATTTATAATAGAGCGAAATCAACATCACCCCAACCGGAGTATTCCCCATGA
- a CDS encoding MT-A70 family methyltransferase, with protein MDIIRLDERLCTGQDPFMFSSDTPLDAHIDLLATAKGKQFGTILADPPWQFQNRTGKVAPEHKRLNRYSTMSLDEICALPVDDIAADPSHLYLWVPNALLPSGLQVMEAWGFRYISNIVWHKIRKDGGSDGRGVGFYFRNVTEILLFGVKGKKARTLDPGRSQVNMIQSRKREHSRKPDEQYKIIEDCSWGPRLEMFSRGKRKGWSVWGNQATDDYAPDWKTYAHNSTLEAAE; from the coding sequence ATGGATATCATCAGGCTTGACGAACGGCTTTGCACAGGCCAAGATCCCTTTATGTTCTCATCTGACACACCGCTCGACGCTCATATTGATCTGCTCGCTACTGCAAAGGGCAAACAGTTTGGAACCATCCTTGCCGATCCGCCTTGGCAGTTCCAGAACAGAACGGGGAAAGTGGCTCCAGAGCATAAGCGTCTCAACCGATATTCGACAATGTCATTGGATGAAATTTGCGCACTTCCAGTCGACGACATTGCTGCTGACCCTTCCCACCTCTACCTCTGGGTACCAAATGCTTTGCTGCCGAGCGGACTGCAGGTAATGGAAGCATGGGGATTTCGTTATATTTCCAATATTGTCTGGCATAAAATTCGGAAAGACGGGGGTTCGGACGGGCGTGGGGTCGGTTTTTACTTTCGGAACGTCACTGAAATTCTACTTTTTGGCGTTAAAGGCAAAAAAGCGCGAACACTCGATCCGGGCCGCAGTCAGGTCAATATGATCCAAAGCCGGAAGCGCGAACATAGTCGCAAACCCGATGAGCAATATAAAATAATTGAAGATTGCAGTTGGGGACCCAGATTGGAAATGTTCAGCCGGGGCAAACGGAAAGGCTGGTCCGTCTGGGGCAATCAAGCAACAGATGATTACGCTCCTGACTGGAAAACATACGCCCACAACAGCACATTGGAAGCTGCCGAGTAA
- a CDS encoding extensin family protein codes for MGTTKKGTQPVRTIVMVSILSVALSACGAIPGGRDQSAQRPQSSAGIGAFNPTPSARQCFAELGKANVSFSPLPNRNFGGGCSQIDSITLLDVGTDVTNLGPVKCELASKFAAWTEYAVKRAARQYLGSELARIETMGSYSCRNIAGTGKRSEHAHANAIDISGFVLADGRRITLENNWKSGRKEKQFLAAIHDSACKRFGTVLSPDYNAAHYNHFHFDMGGNGYCR; via the coding sequence ATGGGAACAACGAAAAAAGGCACGCAACCGGTGCGCACGATTGTAATGGTCAGCATATTGTCTGTCGCACTTAGCGCGTGCGGCGCGATTCCGGGAGGGCGGGATCAATCAGCTCAGCGCCCGCAAAGCAGCGCCGGTATCGGAGCTTTCAATCCAACCCCGTCAGCGCGTCAGTGTTTCGCCGAACTCGGCAAGGCCAATGTCAGCTTTTCACCACTGCCCAACCGAAATTTTGGCGGCGGCTGCAGCCAGATTGATAGTATTACGCTGCTTGATGTAGGCACCGATGTTACCAATCTTGGCCCGGTAAAGTGTGAGCTCGCCAGCAAATTTGCAGCGTGGACGGAGTATGCGGTGAAGCGTGCGGCCCGGCAATATCTTGGCAGCGAACTCGCCCGCATCGAAACCATGGGCAGCTATAGCTGCCGCAATATTGCTGGCACTGGCAAACGTTCGGAACACGCCCATGCCAACGCCATTGATATATCGGGCTTTGTCCTTGCGGACGGTCGACGGATTACGTTGGAAAACAACTGGAAAAGCGGACGCAAGGAAAAGCAGTTCCTTGCCGCGATCCATGACAGTGCGTGCAAACGCTTTGGCACCGTGCTCAGTCCTGATTACAATGCAGCCCACTACAACCACTTCCATTTCGACATGGGTGGCAACGGCTACTGCCGCTGA
- a CDS encoding PepSY domain-containing protein: MKIFATALTFTSAAFLSFGVSSPALATGKMKCEAGPESGWKTRAQLEASLVKKGWTIKKSKVDGGCYEVYGTTPEGDRVEAYFHPVTMEKLLVLRRGKELFRKK; this comes from the coding sequence ATGAAAATTTTTGCAACTGCCCTCACCTTCACCAGCGCTGCTTTTCTCTCGTTTGGCGTATCATCACCAGCATTGGCGACCGGCAAAATGAAGTGTGAAGCCGGACCAGAATCAGGTTGGAAAACCCGCGCACAACTGGAAGCAAGCCTCGTCAAAAAGGGCTGGACCATCAAGAAGTCAAAGGTCGATGGCGGCTGTTATGAAGTCTATGGCACAACCCCAGAAGGCGACCGGGTCGAAGCTTATTTCCATCCCGTGACAATGGAAAAATTGCTGGTCCTTCGCCGAGGCAAAGAGCTTTTTCGCAAAAAATAG
- a CDS encoding TIGR00730 family Rossman fold protein: protein MTNKDLHDRRFYHAKQEVEFAKKQAPSTPQTQDPAYKLAFQDNEFLLREELRPVRFQLELLKTEMLLDEANIGSTLVMYGSARIPEPDKADALIAEATDEVSLKTAQSLKDKAKYYAEARKLARIASECGLEENGRRDFVVCSGGGPSIMEAANRGAADAGKESIGLNIVLPHEQAPNAYVTPSLSFQFHYFALRKMHFLLRARAVCAFPGGFGTFDETFELLTLVQTGKMEPLPILLFGKDFWTRVVNFEALAEEGTISHKDLELFQFVETAEEAWDIIQRFYGLDCN, encoded by the coding sequence ATGACCAATAAAGATCTCCACGACCGCCGTTTTTATCACGCCAAGCAGGAAGTGGAGTTTGCCAAGAAGCAAGCTCCGAGCACTCCGCAAACCCAGGACCCGGCTTATAAGCTTGCGTTTCAGGACAATGAGTTCCTGCTCCGCGAAGAACTGCGTCCCGTGCGTTTTCAATTAGAGCTGCTCAAGACCGAGATGTTGTTGGATGAAGCAAATATCGGATCAACCCTTGTCATGTATGGCTCGGCGCGAATACCCGAACCCGATAAAGCCGACGCGCTGATTGCAGAGGCGACTGACGAGGTGTCGCTCAAGACCGCCCAGAGCCTTAAGGATAAAGCCAAATATTATGCCGAGGCACGCAAACTAGCGCGGATTGCCAGCGAATGCGGGCTCGAAGAAAACGGTAGACGAGACTTTGTTGTCTGTTCTGGCGGCGGACCGTCGATTATGGAAGCCGCCAACCGCGGGGCGGCGGACGCGGGCAAGGAGTCGATCGGTCTCAATATTGTTTTGCCGCATGAACAGGCACCCAATGCATATGTGACGCCCAGCCTAAGTTTCCAGTTCCATTATTTTGCCCTGCGCAAGATGCACTTTCTGTTGCGGGCACGAGCCGTTTGCGCCTTTCCTGGCGGCTTTGGAACATTTGATGAGACATTCGAACTGCTCACCCTGGTTCAGACCGGAAAGATGGAACCGCTGCCGATCCTGCTGTTCGGCAAGGATTTCTGGACGCGAGTGGTAAATTTTGAGGCGCTGGCCGAAGAAGGCACGATCAGCCACAAGGATCTGGAATTGTTCCAGTTCGTTGAAACGGCTGAAGAAGCCTGGGATATCATCCAGCGTTTTTACGGACTGGATTGTAACTAG
- a CDS encoding c-type cytochrome — MDNNNTIAGWLLFGFIAVLGFSIASSKYFHADKHERPEVMGYVIEGVETGGGADAGPAIETLLQTADVAAGEKVFSKCAACHTINSGGANGIGPNLYASMGKPHGHVAGFAYSDALKSIPGNWDWTSMNEWLTSPRKYAAGTKMTFAGLGKAEDRANLMAYLNAQGSNLPLPAAPTAAEAPAEGAVDAEAPAAAEAAAVATETAEANEAAATE, encoded by the coding sequence ATGGATAATAACAACACGATTGCAGGCTGGCTCTTGTTTGGCTTTATCGCCGTCTTGGGATTTTCCATTGCGAGCAGCAAATATTTTCACGCCGACAAGCACGAGCGCCCCGAGGTGATGGGCTATGTGATTGAAGGTGTTGAAACGGGCGGCGGTGCGGACGCAGGTCCGGCGATTGAAACTCTGCTCCAGACGGCGGATGTGGCAGCGGGCGAGAAGGTGTTTAGCAAATGCGCGGCCTGCCACACCATCAATAGCGGCGGCGCAAATGGCATTGGTCCTAATCTCTATGCATCAATGGGCAAACCGCATGGTCATGTAGCCGGGTTCGCCTATTCTGATGCATTAAAGTCTATCCCCGGTAACTGGGACTGGACGAGCATGAATGAATGGCTCACCTCGCCACGGAAATATGCGGCAGGCACCAAAATGACCTTTGCCGGATTGGGCAAAGCGGAAGATCGCGCCAATTTAATGGCCTATCTCAACGCGCAGGGTTCCAACTTGCCGCTTCCGGCAGCGCCAACGGCGGCTGAAGCGCCTGCGGAAGGAGCCGTTGATGCAGAAGCACCTGCAGCGGCAGAAGCGGCGGCAGTTGCAACAGAAACTGCAGAAGCCAATGAGGCTGCCGCTACAGAATAA
- a CDS encoding GGDEF domain-containing protein has product MVRFSKDTSQIREASIISAIAVLLSFAITGSLYILFFGFDERFWGAMALAITVPWGISIPLSFYMSKQRRKVALVAMRLKEARQKLRDANKTLEHKASYDGLTGLFNREHFLAEFEQRRMASSANVLLIIDADHFKDINDGYGHPIGDKALILISTVFKRMLRKDDLVGRIGGEEFGILLPDTVEAEGEIIAEMIRHEIESIIFEPQKNVRHRMTVSIGITGVSPHHERALPMRNADTALFEAKRRGRNQCVLYKPGMRSKPRPFYEAAGPLKRVVRSA; this is encoded by the coding sequence ATGGTAAGATTTTCCAAAGACACATCACAGATTCGCGAGGCCAGCATTATCTCTGCCATCGCCGTGCTGTTGTCATTTGCAATTACCGGTTCGCTCTATATCCTGTTTTTCGGGTTCGATGAGAGATTCTGGGGCGCTATGGCCTTGGCCATAACTGTGCCTTGGGGCATTAGTATTCCGCTCAGTTTCTATATGTCAAAACAGCGCCGGAAAGTGGCTCTTGTTGCCATGCGGTTGAAAGAGGCGCGGCAAAAATTGCGCGATGCGAACAAGACACTCGAACATAAAGCCAGCTATGACGGATTGACGGGACTCTTTAATCGCGAACATTTCCTGGCCGAGTTTGAACAGCGGCGAATGGCTTCAAGCGCCAATGTATTGCTGATCATTGATGCCGATCACTTCAAGGATATTAACGATGGCTATGGTCATCCTATAGGCGACAAAGCGCTGATACTAATATCAACGGTGTTCAAGAGGATGCTGCGCAAGGATGACTTGGTCGGACGGATTGGCGGCGAAGAATTCGGAATATTGCTGCCGGATACCGTCGAGGCGGAAGGCGAGATTATTGCCGAGATGATTCGCCACGAAATCGAAAGCATAATTTTTGAACCCCAGAAAAATGTGCGTCACAGGATGACAGTCAGTATCGGAATCACAGGTGTATCGCCCCATCATGAGAGGGCGTTGCCAATGCGCAATGCCGACACCGCTTTGTTCGAAGCCAAAAGACGCGGCCGCAATCAGTGCGTACTCTATAAACCCGGCATGCGTTCAAAACCACGTCCGTTTTATGAAGCGGCAGGTCCGCTCAAGCGGGTTGTTCGCAGCGCCTGA
- a CDS encoding prephenate dehydratase produces MDSFPENALGMVKKMTATAAQQPSKAIAFQGAPGANSHLAALEFDPDCLPLPCFSFEDALESVKLGVAGSALIPIENNLHGRIADIHFLLPESGLHIVAEHFMLIQHCLMAKSADAKITSAMSHPQALGQCRHYLREKSIIPVAYADTAAAAAYVAQSDDPHAAAIAPPLAATMYGLKPIADAIQDRADNMTRFVLLAAESAIPEPNGPVMTTLIFEVKNTPAALYKAMGGFATNGVNMTKLESYQQGNSFAATEFYCDIEGAPGDAGVDRAIEELGFHCNSVRILGTYRQARPRTVVG; encoded by the coding sequence ATGGACAGTTTTCCGGAAAATGCATTGGGAATGGTCAAAAAAATGACCGCAACGGCAGCCCAGCAGCCCAGCAAAGCCATAGCGTTCCAGGGCGCGCCGGGTGCCAATTCGCACCTTGCGGCGCTGGAATTTGATCCCGATTGCCTCCCTCTCCCCTGTTTTTCATTTGAGGATGCCCTGGAATCGGTAAAACTCGGCGTCGCTGGAAGCGCTCTGATCCCCATCGAAAACAACCTGCATGGCCGGATTGCGGATATCCATTTTCTGCTCCCCGAGTCGGGCCTGCATATTGTCGCAGAACATTTCATGCTGATCCAGCATTGCCTGATGGCCAAATCTGCCGACGCCAAAATCACCAGCGCGATGAGCCACCCGCAAGCGCTTGGCCAATGCCGCCATTATCTGCGGGAAAAATCCATCATTCCGGTCGCCTATGCCGATACGGCAGCCGCCGCTGCGTATGTCGCGCAAAGCGATGACCCGCATGCTGCTGCCATCGCGCCGCCGCTGGCGGCCACCATGTATGGCCTCAAACCGATTGCCGATGCCATTCAGGATCGCGCCGATAATATGACCCGCTTTGTGTTGCTCGCAGCCGAGTCTGCTATCCCGGAACCCAACGGACCGGTGATGACCACTTTGATCTTCGAGGTGAAAAACACACCCGCAGCGCTTTACAAGGCTATGGGCGGCTTTGCGACCAATGGCGTCAATATGACCAAACTGGAAAGCTACCAGCAAGGCAACAGCTTCGCCGCAACCGAATTTTACTGCGACATCGAAGGCGCGCCGGGTGATGCCGGAGTAGACCGGGCGATTGAAGAACTGGGCTTCCATTGCAACAGTGTAAGAATATTGGGAACCTATCGGCAGGCACGGCCGCGGACAGTAGTCGGATAG
- the polA gene encoding DNA polymerase I yields MTDSAEAKPNHLYLVDGSAYIFRAYHRLPPLTNIHGEPVGAVYGYTTMLWKLADELNKADGPTHMAVVLDKSGTSFRNDLYDQYKANRPEAPEDLKPQFPMIRDATRAFSLPLIEEENVEADDMIASYTKAAVEAGWKVTIVSSDKDLMQLIEPSDDSAVDMLDTMKNARMNRNTVEEKFGVGPEKLGDVLGLMGDSSDNIPGVPGIGPKTASKLINEFGDIEAVLAAAPEMKKSKMRDNLVEFAEQARLSRVLVTLREDCPLPDTLESFLIQDIPDMPLRAFLEHHGFNSLLKKLGGNGMAEPQDPGADKGEAGGTVIGDAPKPSEAPAIDRSQYECVQDMDALDKWIERATEKGVVAVDTETDSLESVTARVVGVCLATAPNEACYIPLGHGSGDMFGETPKQLDTAAALAKLKPLLEDDAVLKIGQNLKYDMTVLAQHDVKITPFDDTLVMSFNLDAGLHGHGMDELSKLHLGHECISFKSLTGTGKKAITFAEVPLDKATEYAAEDADVTLRLWEILRLRLVPEKATRVYQMVDRPLVPVIAKMEETGVLVDREELARLSKTFAVEMEKLEKQIHELAGEPFSIGSPKQLGEILFGKLGLKGGKKGKSGQYSTDVTVLERLAGDGEPIAQKVVDWRQLSKLKSTYTDALQEQINAKTGRVHTSYSLSGAQTGRLSSTEPNLQNIPIRTEIGRQIRQAFVAAPGNVILAADYSQIELRLAAHIADVETLKEAFAAGEDIHNRTARELFGAEDRDARARAKTINFAILYGISRWGLAKRLEVDPDEAQDMIDTYFERFPGINQYISTTLQSVRETGYTETLFGRKTWFERIKSSNQAERQGSERAAINAPIQGTSADIIKRAMARMLPALSEAGLGDVKMLMQVHDELVFELPEGDVDAASEVIRSVMSGAAEPAVKLSVPLDVDIGTGKSWDEAH; encoded by the coding sequence ATGACCGACTCTGCAGAAGCAAAACCAAATCACCTCTATCTTGTTGATGGATCAGCCTATATTTTCCGCGCCTATCACCGCCTGCCGCCGCTCACCAATATTCACGGCGAACCGGTGGGTGCGGTTTATGGGTATACCACGATGCTTTGGAAACTCGCGGATGAACTCAACAAGGCAGATGGCCCGACCCACATGGCGGTGGTGCTGGATAAATCCGGCACCAGTTTCCGCAATGATCTCTATGATCAATATAAAGCCAACCGCCCCGAAGCGCCCGAAGACCTGAAACCGCAATTCCCGATGATCCGCGATGCCACGCGCGCGTTCTCTTTGCCGCTGATCGAGGAGGAAAATGTTGAGGCGGATGACATGATCGCATCTTACACCAAGGCAGCGGTGGAGGCAGGCTGGAAAGTCACCATAGTGTCGTCCGACAAGGATTTGATGCAGCTGATAGAGCCAAGCGACGACAGCGCGGTTGATATGCTCGACACCATGAAAAACGCGCGGATGAACCGCAATACAGTGGAGGAGAAATTCGGCGTTGGTCCGGAGAAACTCGGCGATGTGCTCGGTTTGATGGGCGATAGTTCCGATAATATTCCCGGCGTTCCGGGCATTGGCCCCAAGACTGCATCGAAGTTGATCAACGAATTTGGCGATATCGAAGCTGTCCTGGCTGCTGCGCCCGAGATGAAAAAATCAAAGATGCGGGACAATCTTGTCGAGTTTGCCGAGCAGGCGCGGCTGTCGCGGGTGCTGGTGACGCTGCGGGAGGATTGCCCGTTGCCCGACACGCTGGAGAGCTTTTTGATCCAGGATATTCCCGATATGCCGCTGCGAGCGTTTCTGGAGCATCACGGGTTTAACTCATTGCTCAAGAAGCTCGGTGGCAACGGGATGGCAGAACCACAGGACCCGGGCGCTGACAAGGGAGAGGCCGGTGGGACGGTTATTGGCGATGCGCCCAAGCCCAGCGAAGCGCCGGCCATTGATCGTAGCCAATATGAATGCGTGCAGGACATGGACGCGCTGGACAAATGGATAGAGCGCGCGACCGAAAAAGGGGTGGTCGCGGTCGATACCGAAACCGACAGTCTGGAAAGTGTGACTGCGCGGGTTGTCGGGGTTTGTCTGGCCACCGCGCCCAATGAAGCCTGCTACATCCCGCTTGGGCATGGCAGCGGCGATATGTTTGGCGAGACGCCGAAGCAATTGGACACAGCCGCGGCATTGGCAAAATTGAAACCGTTGCTGGAGGACGATGCAGTTCTCAAAATCGGTCAGAATCTCAAATATGATATGACGGTGCTTGCCCAGCATGATGTGAAAATCACACCGTTTGATGATACGCTGGTGATGAGCTTCAATCTGGATGCGGGGCTTCATGGCCACGGCATGGATGAACTCTCGAAGCTGCATCTCGGCCATGAGTGCATCAGTTTCAAATCCCTGACCGGCACGGGGAAAAAAGCGATTACATTTGCCGAAGTGCCATTGGACAAAGCGACAGAATATGCCGCCGAAGATGCTGATGTCACGTTGCGTCTATGGGAAATTCTCCGTCTGCGGTTGGTGCCTGAAAAGGCGACGCGGGTTTACCAGATGGTGGATCGTCCGCTGGTCCCGGTCATCGCGAAGATGGAAGAAACCGGCGTGCTGGTCGACCGCGAAGAACTGGCGCGCTTGTCCAAAACTTTTGCCGTAGAAATGGAGAAGCTCGAGAAGCAAATCCATGAGCTTGCCGGTGAACCGTTTTCCATCGGTTCTCCCAAGCAACTAGGGGAAATCCTGTTCGGCAAACTTGGTCTCAAGGGCGGCAAGAAAGGCAAGAGCGGGCAATATTCTACTGACGTGACGGTGCTGGAGCGGCTGGCGGGCGACGGCGAGCCCATTGCTCAGAAAGTTGTGGACTGGCGACAATTGTCGAAGCTCAAATCCACCTATACCGATGCGCTGCAGGAGCAGATTAACGCGAAAACCGGTCGGGTTCACACGAGCTATTCGCTCAGCGGCGCGCAAACCGGGCGGCTGTCATCGACCGAACCGAACCTGCAAAACATCCCGATCCGCACCGAGATTGGCCGCCAGATCCGGCAGGCCTTTGTCGCCGCGCCAGGCAATGTGATTCTCGCGGCTGACTATTCTCAGATCGAGCTGCGGTTAGCCGCGCATATCGCGGATGTGGAAACGCTCAAGGAAGCCTTTGCGGCAGGCGAGGATATTCATAACCGCACCGCCCGCGAGCTATTTGGCGCCGAAGACCGCGACGCCCGCGCCCGCGCCAAGACGATCAACTTCGCGATCCTCTACGGCATTTCGCGCTGGGGTCTGGCCAAACGTCTCGAGGTTGATCCGGATGAGGCGCAGGATATGATCGACACCTATTTCGAGCGCTTCCCCGGCATCAACCAATATATCTCGACCACCCTGCAATCGGTCCGCGAGACTGGTTACACCGAGACGCTGTTTGGCCGCAAAACTTGGTTCGAACGGATCAAGTCGAGCAACCAGGCCGAGCGCCAGGGCAGCGAACGCGCCGCGATCAACGCGCCCATTCAAGGCACCAGCGCCGACATCATAAAACGCGCGATGGCCCGGATGTTACCTGCGCTGTCAGAGGCCGGACTGGGCGATGTCAAAATGCTGATGCAGGTGCATGATGAACTCGTGTTTGAGCTGCCCGAAGGCGATGTCGATGCGGCCAGCGAAGTTATCCGCAGCGTGATGTCCGGCGCGGCCGAACCGGCGGTGAAACTATCGGTGCCGCTGGATGTCGATATCGGGACGGGGAAGAGTTGGGATGAGGCGCATTGA
- a CDS encoding BglII/BstYI family type II restriction endonuclease, whose amino-acid sequence MSTIHLVPEDLRDLYHVKEWRNATGILSTACPEEWAELITVLREFRLYRSEVLAPGGRKSPIASRIDSEFYARGWDERKFDTAISVDDVEYESPTHSVDCFKGRVGIEVEWNNKDPFYDRDLNNFRLLFDLRVIDVGVIITRASELQKIFKGLGKGPSYGASTTHHEKLWPRLDGGGGGGCPILTFAITPELYVED is encoded by the coding sequence ATGAGTACAATTCACCTAGTGCCGGAAGATCTTCGTGACCTTTATCATGTAAAGGAATGGAGAAATGCGACTGGGATTTTGTCAACGGCTTGTCCGGAAGAATGGGCAGAGTTGATTACCGTTCTTCGGGAATTTAGGCTTTATAGATCAGAAGTCCTAGCGCCTGGTGGCAGAAAGTCGCCGATCGCAAGCAGAATAGATTCTGAATTTTACGCAAGAGGTTGGGACGAAAGGAAATTTGATACCGCAATTTCCGTTGATGACGTGGAATATGAGAGCCCGACACACAGCGTCGATTGTTTCAAAGGGCGTGTGGGTATTGAGGTTGAATGGAACAACAAGGATCCATTTTATGATCGGGATTTGAACAACTTCCGATTGCTGTTTGATCTGAGAGTTATTGATGTTGGTGTGATTATTACACGCGCTAGCGAACTTCAGAAAATTTTCAAAGGTTTGGGGAAAGGACCATCATATGGTGCTTCCACTACTCATCACGAAAAACTATGGCCGAGATTAGATGGCGGCGGTGGCGGTGGATGTCCGATACTGACATTCGCAATTACACCGGAGCTTTACGTCGAAGACTGA
- a CDS encoding phosphoserine transaminase, with protein MTDTTLPQPELRPDCPNFSSGPTAKFPGWSLDKLQTEVMGRSHRSALGKARLKYAIDLTREILGIPDDYLIGIVPASDTGAVELAMWNMLGARPVTVAAWESFGNVWIQDAVKQLKPANLTVLEADYGEIPDLTQIDKGDDVVFTWNGTTSGAKIPDTDWIAADREGVTINDATSAVFAQPMDWSKLDATTYSWQKVMGSEAGHGMLILSPRAIERIESYSPSWPLPKIFRVKKDGKLNRSIFEGATINTPSMLATEDYIASLEWAKSIGGLSELHARADRNAKIVHDWIEATPWMRNMVSDPAKWTNTGVCMVFQGDWYDGLSDDNKAAVPKNIAGMLDKMGIAYDFNGYRDAPPSLRIWCGSTVEEEDVRRLLPWIEWAFAQVKAELS; from the coding sequence ATGACTGATACTACCCTACCGCAACCTGAGTTGCGCCCAGATTGCCCGAATTTTTCTTCGGGCCCAACCGCCAAATTTCCTGGCTGGTCTCTCGATAAACTCCAAACCGAAGTGATGGGTCGTTCGCACCGTTCTGCTCTCGGCAAGGCGCGGCTGAAATATGCTATTGACCTCACCCGTGAAATTCTCGGTATTCCCGATGACTATCTGATCGGCATTGTTCCAGCGTCTGATACCGGTGCTGTCGAACTGGCGATGTGGAATATGCTCGGCGCGCGCCCTGTAACGGTTGCCGCATGGGAAAGCTTTGGCAATGTCTGGATTCAGGACGCTGTCAAACAGCTGAAACCAGCGAACCTCACGGTTCTGGAAGCCGACTATGGCGAGATTCCCGATCTTACCCAGATCGATAAAGGCGACGATGTTGTCTTCACCTGGAATGGCACCACCTCGGGCGCGAAAATACCCGATACGGACTGGATCGCCGCTGACCGCGAGGGTGTGACCATTAACGATGCCACCAGCGCTGTTTTCGCACAGCCTATGGACTGGTCGAAGCTTGATGCGACGACTTATAGCTGGCAGAAAGTCATGGGTTCGGAAGCCGGTCATGGCATGCTGATCCTTAGCCCGCGCGCTATCGAACGGATCGAAAGCTATTCGCCGTCTTGGCCGCTGCCGAAAATCTTCCGGGTTAAAAAAGATGGCAAATTGAACCGTTCGATCTTTGAAGGCGCGACGATCAACACGCCGTCGATGCTGGCGACTGAAGATTATATCGCGTCGCTAGAATGGGCGAAATCCATTGGCGGTCTTTCCGAACTTCATGCCCGTGCTGACCGTAATGCCAAAATTGTCCACGACTGGATTGAAGCGACGCCGTGGATGCGCAATATGGTTAGTGATCCGGCAAAATGGACCAATACCGGCGTCTGCATGGTGTTTCAGGGCGACTGGTATGATGGCCTGAGCGATGACAATAAAGCTGCGGTTCCGAAGAATATCGCCGGCATGCTCGATAAAATGGGCATAGCTTATGATTTCAACGGCTATCGCGATGCGCCGCCGAGTTTGCGGATATGGTGCGGTTCGACTGTCGAAGAAGAAGACGTTCGCCGTCTGCTTCCTTGGATCGAATGGGCCTTCGCGCAGGTTAAAGCTGAACTTTCCTAA